The genome window TATAGATTGTCACATAAATAATTTCACTGCATTATCGGTCGTCGGAGTAGGGGTTCAAGATTTTGAACCCCTACCCCCTCCCATCATGATTGCGTGAACCGCAAGGGGAAGCTGGAATTTACCCACACCTGTAACTGGCCAGGTTTACATAGGATTCAGACGGTTTTTAAGAGAAATTAAATTTTCGATATTGCCATCCATGCCGCCGGGAACACCGAGAACAAAATTTACAAAGTTCCGCGCCTGTAACAGGGCAGGTGATTATGAGCGGATTATTGGTCATGTTTTATATATGAGGCACTTCTTCCCGTCCAATCTTTAGGGAACTGGAAGAAAATAATATACCTATATCGTGCAGAACTTTTGTTCGTCTTCAAGGCGTGATGGCAGGTGCATAGCAAGCTATATGCCTGTTATTACAACGTAGAAGACGGGCAAAAGGGCAAGCAGGATGGGTAATTATTTTTTGGAAGCTCCCTTACACTTGATTTATTAGTCATATGATAAACGAATCTTTTCATCCACTAATGTCGGGCTAATAATTTTTTTCCACCCAGGAGTGTCCCAGGTACCTATTTGATCATGCATGATGAGGTATTTTTGAGGTATAGGATGAGTGCCATATACTACTTCAAGGCCATATTTTGTTTGGATAAAATTACTAAAATAAGTGAGATATGGACATGGAGGATACCCCACAATTAGTCCGGTGGCAAGATGTATCGTCTCTGCTCCGTTTCCCATCATTTCATCAACAGCATATTCAACATTGCCGCCAGGGCACCCTTCGCAAGTAGTATACCCGACAACTTCAACTTCCATTTTTTTATATCTGCTAAACGCGCCTTCCCTGTTGCGCAATGACCTGAAACATTTTCCTCCTGCGCATCTGCGGTAGCGGTCACAGATGATTATTCCAATTTTTGTTTTTTCTTCCATCTTACCTCATGATTCCTTAATATCTTTCCCCTGAAACCCTGTCATGAAAAACAAGAAAATTAGGGGTTGGTTTTATCATCGAACCCTAAGAGTTGCGTGTTGAGTAGTGAGTGATGAGGAAAACCAGATCGTAT of Desulfosarcina sp. BuS5 contains these proteins:
- a CDS encoding CGGC domain-containing protein; this encodes MEEKTKIGIIICDRYRRCAGGKCFRSLRNREGAFSRYKKMEVEVVGYTTCEGCPGGNVEYAVDEMMGNGAETIHLATGLIVGYPPCPYLTYFSNFIQTKYGLEVVYGTHPIPQKYLIMHDQIGTWDTPGWKKIISPTLVDEKIRLSYD